From a region of the Haematobia irritans isolate KBUSLIRL chromosome 4, ASM5000362v1, whole genome shotgun sequence genome:
- the eIF3b gene encoding eukaryotic translation initiation factor 3 subunit b yields the protein MAKKKNEESNNEQDFEEEPNFDDPEGFVDDVSDEELLADKLAQRPSEADGVENVVVVDNIPVVDLNKLEKLKGVINKTFSNYGEIVNSIFPINDDGKTKGYAFMEFKKSSQAEEAVKNLNNHRLDKQHTFIVNLFTDFQKYDNIPEKWEPPTPQPFKMQNDLYSFLLDPDAYDQYCVAAEISPNSVQVGFWQNTLPEPTDLETRESFTDTFVKWSPLGTYCVTFHKPGVAIWGGSKFTRIQRFPHPGTQFVEFSPCENYLVTYGPTPTGQKVVIWDIRSGVEKRSFVADGISMFSMFRWSHDDKYVARLGESSIHIYESPSFYLIDKKSIKVPGIRGFSWSPTDNVIAYWVEEQNQIPARVTLLEIPKKREIRNKNLFNVADCKLHWQKSGDYLCVKVDRYSKLKKDKKDADVKFLGMFYNFEIFHMREKEIPVDSVEIRELILAFAWEPVGNKFAIIHGETNNSNVSFYEVNNGVKPTLVKKLEKKSCTHLFWSPRGQFIVMANLTMGTFEFVDTNNNFVITASPDHFRASEVEWDPTGRYVVTGVSSWKVKEDTGFNMYTFQGRIIRRSILKSFVQFLWRPRPPTLLSDEEIKDIKKNLKKYYYIFEQKDRMRMTRACKELLEKRSQLCEQFMEYRNKRIAEWKEQKPRRMQLRNHFDTDSLDTEEVDEEIIEFLVKEEVTVLE from the exons ATGGCTAAAAAGAAAAATGAGGAGTCAAACAATGAACAGGACTTTGAAGAGGAGCCTAATTTTGATGATCCAGAGGGTTTTGTAGACGATGTTTCGGACGAAG AATTGTTGGCTGACAAACTGGCGCAGCGCCCATCTGAGGCTGATGGCGTTGAAAATGTAGTTGTCGTTGACAATATTCCCGTTGTCGATTTGAATAAGTTGGAAAAATTGAAGGGTGTTATCAACAAAACCTTCTCCAATTACGGTGAAATTGTAAACTCCATTTTCCCTATTAATGATGATGGCAAAACGAAAGGATATGCCTTTATGGAGTTTAAGAAATCATCGCAGGCTGAGGAGGCTgtcaaaaatttgaacaaccaTCGTCTGGATAAGCAGCATACATtcattgttaatttatttactgATTTCCAAAAGTACGATAATATCCCTGAGAAATGGGAACCACCAACGCCCCAACCCTTCAAAATGCAAAATGATTTATACAGTTTCTTATTGGATCCTGATGCATATGATCAGTATTGTGTGGCTGCTGAGATATCGCCAAACAGTGTTCAAGTTGGATTTTGGCAAAACACTCTACCTGAACCTACTGATTTGGAAACCCGTGAGAGTTTTACCGATACATTTGTGAAATGGTCGCCTTTGGGTACATATTGTGTGACCTTCCACAAACCTGGTGTTGCAATTTGGGGTGGCAGCAAATTTACACGCATACAACGTTTCCCACATCCCGGAACacaatttgttgaattttctCCCTGCGAAAATTATTTGGTTACTTATGGACCTACACCAACTGGACAAAAGGTGGTAATTTGGGACATACGATCTGGAGTAGAGAAGCGTTCATTCGTAGCAGATGGTATTTCTATGTTTTCCATGTTCCGTTGGTCGCATGATGATAAATATGTGGCCCGTTTGGGCGAAAGTTCCATCCACATCTACGAGTCGCCATCATTCTACCTTATCgacaaaaaatccataaaagttCCTGGCATTCGTGGTTTCTCCTGGTCACCCACAGATAATGTTATTGCTTATTGGGTGGAGGAACAAAACCAAATTCCCGCTCGTGTTACCCTTCTTGAAATTCCCAAgaaacgtgaaattcgtaataagaatCTTTTTAATGTAGCCGACTGTAAATTGCATTGGCAAAAATCTGGTGACTATTTGTGTGTCAAAGTTGATCGTTACTCGAAATTGAAAAAAGACAAAAAGGATGCTGATGTCAAATTCTTGGGCAtgttttacaattttgaaattttccatatgcgTGAGAAGGAGATACCAGTCGATTCTGTCGAAATTCGAGAATTGATATTAGCGTTTGCTTGGGAGcctgttggcaataaatttgctaTTATCCATGGTGAAACGAATAATTCTAACGTCAGTTTCTACGAAGTTAATAATGGTGTTAAACCAACGCTGGTGAAAAAACTTGAAAAGAAATCTTGCACTCATCTCTTCTGGTCTCCGCGTGGTCAATTTATTGTTATGGCTAATCTCACAATGGGAACCTTTGAATTTGTAGATACTAATAACAATTTCGTCATCACAGCTTCACCCGACCATTTCCGTGCCTCGGAAGTTGAATGGGACCCTACTGGTCGATATGTGGTAACTGGCGTATCATCTTGGAAAGTAAAGGAAGATACAGGTTTTAACATGTACACCTTCCAAGGTCGCATTATTCGTCGTAGCATACTGAAAAGTTTCGTTCAATTCTTGTGGCGCCCACGTCCACCAACACTTCTCAGCGACGAAGAAATTAAGGACATCAAGAAGAACTTGAAGAAATACTACTATATCTTCGAACAAAAGGATCGCATGCGTATGACTCGTGCATGTAAGGAATTGCTGGAGAAACGTTCACAGTTATGCGAACAGTTTATGGAGTATCGCAATAAGCGTATTGCCGAATGGAAAGAGCAGAAACCACGAAGAATGCAACTTAGAAACC ATTTCGATACAGACAGTTTGGATACTGAAGAAGTTGATgaagaaattattgaatttttggtcaaagAAGAAGTCACTGTTCTCGAGTAG